One window of Burkholderia vietnamiensis LMG 10929 genomic DNA carries:
- the lpxC gene encoding UDP-3-O-acyl-N-acetylglucosamine deacetylase has translation MLKQRTIKSIVKTVGIGLHSGRKVELTLRPAAPGTGIVFSRVDLPTPVDIPASAMSIGDTRLASVLQKDGARVSTVEHLMSACAGLGIDNLYVDVTAEEIPIMDGSAASFVFLIQSAGIEEQNAPKRFIKVTKPVEIRDGDKFARLDPFFGFKLKFTIDFRHPAVDKTGQELEVDFANTSYVREIARARTFGFAHEVEMMRELGLARGGSMDNAIVLDEYRILNNDGLRYDDEFVKHKMLDAIGDLYVVGHPLLASYTAYKSGHGLNNALLRELLAHEDAYEIVTFDDPQSAPKGFAFDTQTAFA, from the coding sequence ATGCTGAAGCAGCGCACCATCAAATCGATCGTGAAGACCGTGGGTATCGGTCTGCACTCGGGCCGCAAGGTCGAACTGACGCTCCGCCCGGCCGCGCCGGGCACGGGGATCGTGTTCTCGCGCGTCGATTTGCCGACGCCCGTCGACATCCCGGCCTCCGCGATGTCGATCGGCGATACGCGGCTCGCGTCTGTGCTGCAGAAGGACGGTGCGCGCGTGTCGACCGTCGAGCACCTGATGTCCGCGTGTGCGGGCCTGGGCATCGACAATCTCTATGTCGACGTGACGGCCGAGGAAATTCCGATCATGGACGGCAGCGCCGCGTCCTTCGTGTTCCTGATCCAGTCGGCGGGCATCGAGGAGCAGAACGCGCCGAAGCGCTTCATCAAGGTGACGAAGCCGGTCGAAATCCGCGATGGTGACAAGTTCGCGCGCCTCGACCCGTTTTTCGGCTTCAAGCTGAAGTTCACGATCGACTTCCGTCACCCGGCCGTGGACAAGACCGGCCAGGAACTCGAGGTCGATTTCGCGAATACGTCGTACGTGCGCGAGATCGCGCGTGCGCGCACGTTCGGTTTCGCGCACGAGGTCGAGATGATGCGCGAGCTGGGCCTCGCACGCGGCGGCAGCATGGACAACGCGATCGTGCTCGACGAATACCGGATCCTCAACAACGACGGCTTGCGCTACGACGACGAGTTCGTGAAGCACAAGATGCTCGACGCGATCGGCGACCTGTACGTGGTCGGCCATCCGCTGCTGGCATCGTACACGGCTTACAAGTCGGGCCACGGGCTGAACAACGCGCTGCTGCGCGAACTGCTCGCGCACGAAGACGCCTACGAGATCGTCACGTTCGACGATCCGCAATCCGCACCGAAGGGGTTCGCGTTCGATACGCAGACGGCCTTCGCATGA
- a CDS encoding D-alanine--D-alanine ligase has protein sequence MSGIDPKRFGKVAVLFGGESAEREVSLTSGRLVLQGLRDAGIDAHLFDPAERPLSALKDEGFVRAFNALHGGYGENGQIQGALDFYGIRYTGSGVLGSALGLDKFRTKLVWQQTGVPTPPFETVLRGDDYAARATEIVAKLGLPLFVKPASEGSSVAVLKVKTADALPAALSEAATHDKIVIVEKSIEGGGEYTACIAGDLDLPLIKIVPAGEFYDYHAKYVADDTQYLIPCGLPAAQEAELKRIARRAFDVLGCTDWGRADFMLDAAGNAYFLEVNTAPGMTDHSLPPKAARSIGISYSELVVKVLSLTLND, from the coding sequence ATGAGCGGGATCGATCCGAAACGTTTCGGCAAGGTGGCGGTGTTGTTCGGCGGCGAGTCGGCCGAACGCGAGGTGTCGCTCACCTCGGGCCGTCTCGTGCTGCAGGGCCTGCGCGACGCAGGCATCGACGCGCATCTGTTCGACCCGGCCGAGCGGCCGCTGTCGGCGCTGAAGGACGAAGGCTTCGTGCGCGCGTTCAACGCGCTGCACGGCGGCTACGGCGAGAACGGCCAGATCCAGGGCGCGCTCGACTTCTACGGGATCCGCTACACGGGCAGCGGCGTGCTCGGCTCGGCGCTCGGCCTCGACAAGTTCCGCACCAAGCTCGTGTGGCAGCAGACGGGCGTGCCGACGCCGCCGTTCGAAACGGTGCTGCGCGGCGACGACTACGCGGCGCGCGCGACGGAGATCGTCGCGAAGCTCGGCCTGCCGCTGTTCGTGAAGCCGGCGAGCGAAGGCTCGAGCGTCGCCGTGCTGAAGGTGAAGACGGCCGACGCGTTGCCCGCCGCACTGTCGGAAGCCGCGACGCACGACAAGATCGTGATTGTGGAGAAGAGCATCGAAGGCGGCGGCGAGTACACCGCGTGCATCGCCGGCGATCTCGACCTGCCGCTGATCAAGATCGTGCCGGCCGGCGAGTTCTACGACTATCACGCGAAGTACGTCGCCGACGATACGCAGTACCTGATCCCGTGCGGCCTGCCGGCGGCGCAGGAAGCGGAGCTGAAGCGCATCGCGCGGCGCGCGTTCGACGTGCTCGGCTGCACCGACTGGGGCCGCGCGGACTTCATGCTGGACGCGGCCGGCAACGCGTATTTCCTCGAAGTGAACACGGCGCCCGGCATGACCGATCATTCGCTGCCGCCGAAGGCTGCACGCTCGATCGGCATCAGCTATTCGGAGCTGGTCGTGAAGGTGCTGTCGCTTACGCTCAACGATTGA
- the murC gene encoding UDP-N-acetylmuramate--L-alanine ligase produces the protein MKHIVKHIHFVGIGGAGMSGIAEVLVNLGYEVSGSDLSRNAVTDRLAALGARIAIGHDAANIEGANAVVVSTAVRSDNPEVLAARHQRVPIVQRAVMLAELMRLKQGIAIAGTHGKTTTTSLVASVLAAGGLDPTFVIGGRLISAGANARLGTGDFIVAEADESDASFLNLYPVIEVITNIDADHMDTYGHDFARLKQAFIEFTQRLPFYGSAVVCVDDPNVRQIIPFISKPVVRYGLSADAQVRAENIDARDGRMHFTVIREGRSPLAVVLNLPGLHNVQNALAAIAIATDLGVSDDAIQLALAEFNGVGRRFQRYGEVPSADGGQYTLIDDYGHHPVEMAATIAAARGAFPGRRLVLAFQPHRYTRTRDCFDDFVNVLSTVDALVLTEVYAAGEAAIATANGDALSRALRTVGKVDPVFVATVDDVPDALAKVARNGDVVITMGAGSIGGVPAKIVQNTQQKG, from the coding sequence ATGAAACACATCGTCAAACATATTCATTTCGTCGGGATCGGCGGCGCGGGCATGAGCGGCATCGCCGAAGTGCTCGTCAATCTCGGCTACGAGGTAAGCGGCTCGGACCTGTCGCGCAATGCGGTGACCGATCGCCTCGCGGCGCTCGGCGCGCGCATCGCGATCGGGCACGACGCGGCGAACATCGAAGGTGCGAACGCGGTCGTCGTGTCGACGGCCGTGCGCTCGGACAACCCGGAAGTGCTGGCCGCGCGCCACCAGCGCGTGCCGATCGTGCAGCGCGCGGTGATGCTCGCGGAGCTGATGCGCCTGAAGCAGGGCATCGCGATCGCCGGCACGCACGGCAAGACCACCACGACGAGCCTCGTCGCGAGCGTGCTCGCGGCCGGCGGCCTCGATCCGACCTTCGTGATCGGCGGGCGGCTGATCAGCGCCGGCGCGAACGCGCGGCTCGGCACCGGCGACTTCATCGTCGCGGAGGCCGACGAGTCGGACGCGTCGTTCCTGAACCTGTATCCGGTGATCGAAGTCATCACGAACATCGACGCCGATCATATGGACACCTACGGCCACGATTTCGCGCGGCTCAAGCAGGCGTTCATCGAATTCACGCAGCGCCTGCCGTTCTACGGCAGCGCCGTCGTGTGCGTCGACGATCCGAACGTGCGCCAGATCATCCCGTTCATCTCGAAGCCGGTCGTGCGCTACGGGCTGTCGGCCGACGCGCAGGTGCGCGCGGAGAACATCGACGCGCGCGACGGCCGCATGCACTTCACGGTGATCCGCGAAGGCCGCTCGCCGCTCGCGGTGGTGCTGAACCTGCCGGGCCTGCACAACGTGCAGAACGCGCTCGCGGCGATCGCGATCGCGACCGATCTCGGCGTGTCGGACGACGCGATCCAGCTCGCGCTGGCGGAATTCAACGGCGTCGGCCGGCGCTTCCAGCGCTACGGCGAGGTGCCGAGCGCGGACGGCGGCCAGTACACGCTGATCGACGACTACGGCCACCACCCGGTCGAGATGGCGGCGACGATCGCGGCCGCGCGCGGCGCGTTCCCGGGCCGCCGCCTCGTGCTGGCGTTCCAGCCGCACCGCTACACGCGCACGCGCGACTGCTTCGACGATTTCGTCAACGTGCTGTCGACGGTCGACGCGCTGGTGCTGACGGAAGTCTATGCGGCGGGCGAGGCGGCGATCGCGACGGCCAACGGCGACGCGCTGTCGCGTGCGCTGCGCACGGTAGGGAAGGTGGACCCGGTGTTCGTCGCGACGGTCGACGACGTGCCGGACGCTCTGGCCAAGGTCGCGCGCAACGGCGACGTGGTGATCACGATGGGCGCGGGTTCGATCGGCGGCGTGCCGGCGAAGATCGTGCAGAACACGCAACAGAAGGGATGA
- a CDS encoding cell division protein FtsQ/DivIB, with protein sequence MWNNVRQLNLAASALYALLLLVLAAAGCYWLIQRPTFALREIRIDGDTEHINSPTVRAGVVGRLKGNFFTVDLDTARAAFEQMPWVRHASVRRVWPNALAVTLEEYKPLGTWGSAQLVSVDGELFTANQGELDQELPAFDGPEGSAREVVARYRDFMNWFAPLKAAPEEVTLSARYAWTVKLSNGMQVELGKERTSETLHDRSQRLVAAWPAVTQRWGNDIEYADLRYPNGFAIRAAGMRFLTDTDKRKQ encoded by the coding sequence ATGTGGAACAACGTTCGCCAACTCAACCTTGCCGCCAGCGCGCTGTACGCGCTGCTGCTGCTCGTGTTGGCGGCGGCCGGCTGCTACTGGCTGATCCAGCGTCCGACGTTCGCGCTGCGCGAGATCCGGATCGACGGCGACACCGAACACATCAACTCGCCGACGGTGCGCGCGGGGGTGGTCGGCCGGCTGAAGGGCAACTTCTTCACGGTCGATCTCGACACGGCGCGCGCCGCGTTCGAGCAGATGCCGTGGGTGCGCCACGCGAGCGTGCGCCGCGTGTGGCCGAATGCGCTGGCTGTCACGCTCGAGGAGTACAAACCGCTCGGAACGTGGGGCAGCGCGCAGCTCGTCAGCGTCGACGGCGAGCTGTTCACCGCGAACCAGGGCGAGCTGGATCAGGAGCTGCCCGCGTTCGACGGTCCGGAGGGCAGTGCAAGGGAAGTCGTCGCGCGCTATCGCGACTTCATGAACTGGTTTGCGCCGCTGAAGGCGGCGCCTGAAGAAGTGACGCTGTCGGCGCGTTACGCGTGGACGGTGAAGCTGTCGAACGGCATGCAGGTCGAGCTGGGCAAGGAGCGCACCAGCGAAACCCTGCACGACCGCAGCCAGCGCCTCGTCGCCGCGTGGCCGGCCGTCACGCAGCGCTGGGGTAACGACATCGAGTACGCGGACCTGCGTTATCCGAACGGGTTCGCGATACGTGCGGCAGGCATGCGGTTCCTGACCGATACCGACAAGCGCAAGCAGTAA
- the ftsZ gene encoding cell division protein FtsZ: MEFEMLETETNGTIIKVVGVGGAGGNAVQHMINRGVQGVDFIVMNTDAQALSRARAPSVIQLGNTGLGAGAKPEMGKAAAEEARERIADALRGAHMVFITAGMGGGTGTGAAPVVAQIAKEMGILTVGVVSKPFEFEGGKRMRVAEAGSQQLEDHVDSLIVVLNDKLFDVMGDDAEMDKCFQCADDVLNNAVAGIAEIINVDGLVNVDFEDVKTVMGEQGKAMMGTATVAGVDRARLAAEQAVASPLLEGVDLSGARGVLVNITSSRSLRLSETREVMNTIKSYAAEDATVIFGAVYDDAMGDALRVTVVATGLGRAAKKQQSAPMTLLRTGTDNQPVSAVSHGYAQPQHVSTADYGALDTPAVWRNSRETAASHVQALQEKGVDTYDIPAFLRKQAD; this comes from the coding sequence ATGGAATTCGAAATGCTGGAAACCGAAACCAACGGCACCATCATCAAGGTGGTCGGCGTTGGCGGCGCTGGCGGCAATGCCGTTCAGCACATGATCAACCGGGGCGTGCAGGGCGTCGACTTCATCGTGATGAACACCGACGCACAGGCGCTGTCGCGTGCACGCGCACCGTCCGTGATCCAGCTCGGCAACACCGGCCTCGGCGCCGGCGCGAAGCCGGAGATGGGCAAGGCGGCGGCCGAAGAGGCGCGCGAGCGCATCGCCGACGCACTGCGCGGCGCGCACATGGTGTTCATCACGGCCGGCATGGGCGGTGGCACGGGCACGGGCGCGGCGCCGGTCGTCGCGCAGATCGCGAAGGAGATGGGCATCCTGACGGTCGGCGTCGTCAGCAAGCCGTTCGAATTCGAAGGCGGCAAGCGCATGCGCGTCGCAGAAGCAGGCTCGCAGCAACTGGAGGATCACGTCGACTCGCTGATCGTCGTCCTGAACGACAAGCTGTTCGACGTGATGGGCGATGACGCCGAGATGGACAAGTGCTTCCAGTGCGCGGACGACGTGTTGAACAACGCGGTCGCAGGCATCGCCGAAATCATCAACGTCGACGGCCTCGTGAACGTCGACTTCGAAGACGTGAAGACGGTGATGGGCGAGCAGGGCAAGGCGATGATGGGCACGGCGACGGTCGCCGGCGTCGATCGCGCGCGCCTCGCGGCGGAACAGGCCGTGGCGAGCCCGCTGCTCGAAGGCGTCGATCTGTCGGGCGCGCGCGGCGTGCTGGTCAACATCACGTCGAGCCGCTCGCTGCGCCTGTCGGAAACGCGCGAAGTGATGAACACGATCAAGAGCTACGCGGCGGAAGACGCGACGGTGATCTTCGGTGCGGTGTACGACGACGCGATGGGCGATGCGCTGCGCGTGACGGTCGTCGCAACGGGCCTCGGCCGTGCGGCGAAGAAGCAGCAATCGGCGCCGATGACGCTGCTGCGCACCGGCACCGACAACCAGCCGGTCAGCGCGGTGTCGCACGGCTATGCGCAGCCGCAGCACGTCAGCACGGCCGACTACGGCGCGCTCGATACGCCGGCGGTGTGGCGCAATTCGCGCGAAACCGCGGCATCGCACGTGCAGGCGCTGCAGGAAAAGGGTGTCGACACCTACGACATCCCGGCTTTCCTGCGCAAGCAGGCCGACTGA
- the ftsA gene encoding cell division protein FtsA, whose product MSKDYKDLLVSLDIGTSKVVAIVAELKGEGHYEVIGLGQSESKGLKKGVVVNIEATVQSIQRALEEAELMADCKITNVFTGIAGSHIRSFNSSGMVAIKDKEVTQTDVARVIETAKAINIPTDQQVLHILTQEFIIDGQEDVREPIGMSGIRLEVKVHIVTGAVSAAQNIVKCVRRCGLEVNDLILQPLASSLAVLTEDEKDLGVVLVDIGGGTTDIAIFAEGAIRHTAVIPIAGDQITSDIAMALRTPTPDAEDIKVGYGIAKQALADPDEMVEVPGLGERGPRTLSRQALAAVIEPRVEELFSLVQQVVRESGYEELLSSGVVITGGASMMPGMVELGEDIFLKPVRIGAPEYAGGLADVVRNPRYSTAMGLLVEGSAQRMRGRKVAVQSGNAGQIFSRMKEWFLSNF is encoded by the coding sequence ATGAGCAAAGACTACAAGGATCTGCTGGTTTCCCTCGACATCGGCACGTCGAAGGTGGTGGCCATCGTCGCCGAGCTGAAGGGCGAGGGCCATTACGAGGTGATCGGCCTCGGCCAGAGCGAATCGAAAGGTCTGAAGAAGGGCGTGGTGGTCAACATCGAGGCCACCGTGCAGTCGATCCAGCGCGCGCTCGAGGAAGCCGAGCTGATGGCCGACTGCAAGATCACGAACGTGTTCACGGGGATCGCGGGCAGCCACATCCGCAGCTTCAACTCGAGCGGGATGGTCGCGATCAAGGACAAGGAAGTCACGCAGACGGACGTCGCGCGCGTGATCGAGACCGCGAAGGCGATCAACATCCCGACCGACCAGCAGGTGCTGCACATCCTCACGCAGGAATTCATCATCGACGGCCAGGAAGACGTGCGCGAGCCGATCGGGATGAGCGGCATCCGCCTCGAGGTGAAGGTGCACATCGTGACGGGCGCGGTCAGCGCCGCGCAGAACATCGTCAAGTGCGTGCGCCGCTGCGGGCTCGAAGTGAACGACCTGATCCTGCAGCCGCTCGCGTCGTCGCTCGCCGTGCTCACCGAAGACGAGAAGGATCTCGGCGTGGTGCTGGTCGACATCGGCGGCGGCACGACCGACATCGCGATCTTCGCGGAAGGTGCGATCCGCCATACCGCGGTGATTCCGATCGCCGGCGACCAGATCACGAGCGACATCGCGATGGCGCTGCGCACGCCGACGCCGGACGCGGAAGACATCAAGGTCGGCTACGGGATCGCGAAGCAGGCGCTCGCCGATCCGGACGAGATGGTCGAAGTGCCGGGCCTCGGCGAACGCGGGCCGCGCACGCTGTCGCGCCAGGCGCTCGCGGCGGTGATCGAGCCGCGCGTCGAAGAACTGTTCTCGCTCGTGCAGCAGGTCGTGCGCGAGTCGGGCTACGAAGAACTGCTGAGCTCCGGCGTGGTCATTACCGGCGGCGCGTCGATGATGCCCGGCATGGTCGAGCTCGGCGAAGACATTTTCCTGAAACCGGTGCGCATCGGCGCGCCGGAATACGCAGGCGGCCTCGCCGACGTGGTGCGCAATCCGCGCTACTCGACGGCGATGGGCTTGCTGGTCGAAGGCAGTGCGCAGCGCATGCGCGGCCGCAAGGTCGCCGTGCAGTCCGGCAACGCGGGGCAGATCTTCTCGCGGATGAAGGAGTGGTTCCTGAGCAACTTCTGA
- a CDS encoding DUF721 domain-containing protein, whose translation MNRFSKRFGSLSTYRPQPVSEVLNRTDAFAALRAGVEQVASLQRDLTALLPDYLASHVEPGSIKDGTLTLFAAHNALAARLRQVERRLLADLQKRGWPVDALRVRVRPKDAPEPPHVKQARMTSVGVAALRELADHLEPSPLQAALARMAARHGPKSPR comes from the coding sequence ATGAACCGATTTTCCAAGCGTTTCGGCTCGCTCTCCACGTATCGCCCGCAACCCGTGTCCGAAGTGCTCAACCGCACCGACGCGTTCGCGGCGCTGCGTGCCGGCGTCGAACAGGTCGCGTCGCTGCAGCGCGACCTCACCGCGCTGCTGCCCGACTATCTCGCCAGTCATGTCGAACCGGGCTCGATCAAGGACGGTACGCTGACCCTTTTTGCCGCGCACAATGCGCTCGCCGCGCGGCTGCGTCAGGTCGAGCGCCGGCTGCTCGCCGATCTGCAAAAGCGCGGCTGGCCGGTGGACGCGCTGCGGGTGCGCGTGCGGCCGAAGGATGCGCCGGAACCGCCGCACGTGAAGCAGGCGCGGATGACGTCGGTCGGCGTGGCGGCGCTGCGCGAGCTCGCCGACCATCTCGAACCGTCGCCGCTGCAGGCGGCGCTCGCGCGGATGGCCGCGCGCCACGGCCCGAAATCGCCGCGTTGA
- a CDS encoding peroxiredoxin, with amino-acid sequence MIQVGEALPDAQLFEYVDDAREGCTLGPNAVSVREQVAGKRVVIFGLPGAFTPTCSAQHVPGYVEHAEQLRAAGIDELWCVSVNDAFVMGAWGRDLHTAGKVRMIADGSAAFTHALGLTQDLSARGMGIRSLRYAMVVDDGVVKTLAVEAPGKFEVSDAASVLATLRS; translated from the coding sequence ATGATTCAAGTGGGCGAAGCGCTGCCCGACGCGCAATTGTTCGAATACGTCGACGACGCGCGCGAAGGCTGCACGCTGGGGCCGAACGCCGTCAGCGTGCGCGAGCAGGTGGCGGGAAAGCGCGTGGTGATCTTCGGATTGCCGGGTGCTTTCACGCCGACCTGTTCGGCGCAGCATGTGCCGGGCTACGTCGAGCATGCCGAGCAGTTGCGCGCGGCCGGCATCGACGAGCTCTGGTGCGTGTCCGTCAACGACGCATTCGTGATGGGCGCATGGGGACGTGATCTGCACACCGCGGGCAAGGTGCGCATGATCGCGGACGGCAGCGCTGCTTTCACTCATGCGCTGGGGCTGACGCAGGATTTGTCCGCGCGTGGCATGGGAATCCGTTCCCTGCGCTACGCGATGGTGGTCGACGACGGTGTGGTCAAGACGCTGGCCGTCGAAGCGCCGGGCAAATTCGAAGTGAGCGATGCAGCGAGTGTGCTCGCGACACTGAGGTCCTGA